Genomic DNA from Deinococcus sedimenti:
TCCTGCTGCACCTGACAGTCGGTTGCGCTCTAGGAGCGGCCGCCCCAGCTACGCTTCTGCCCGACCCGATCTATCCGGACCTCGGGCAGCCCGGACTCGACGTTCAGCACTACGACATCCACCTCACGGTGCCTCAACCCGGCACCCCCTGGCTGCGCGCCCAGGTCAGGATCGATCTCCAGGCCAAGCTCCCCCTGAACGACATCCGCCTCGACTACCAGGGCCCCACCGTCCTCTCCGTGCAGTGGAACGGCATGCCGGTGCCCTACCACCTCCAGGCCAGCCCCGCCAAACTGATCATCCCGCGCGCACTGCCGACCGGAGCAGCAGCCACCCTGACCATCGTCACCGCAGGTGACACGAGAGGACTGCCCGACCCCACCCTGCCCATCCAGCTCGGCTGGCAGAGCGTCCCGGCCAGCCCTGAGCAGCCCGGCGCGAACTTCGCGTTCAGCGAACCGGACGGCACCCACACCTTCCTGCCCTGCAACGACCACCCGTCCGACCCGGCCACGTTCACCACTCACCTCACCGTCCCGCAGGACGTGCAGGCCGTTGCCAGCGGACGCCGAACGGGTGAAACCCAGCACCCTGACGGCACCCACACCCTCACCTACACCCTCGACACGCCCATTCCCACCTACGCGCTCGGCATCCACATCGGCACCCTGCAGGAAGTCCGGCGCCCGGCCGCCCTCCTCCCCACCCAGAGTGTCGATCTGAGCGACTACTTCCCGACCAGCGTTCCCCTGGACGTGCGCGCCCCCTACCAGCGCACGACCGACATCCTGAAAGTCCTCACCGACTGGTTCGGCCCCTACCCGTTCGCCACGTACGGCTCGGTCGTCGTGACGCCGCCCCTGCCGGCCCTTGAAACCGCCTCCCTGAGCACCATGCCGGTCCGCTCCAGCCGCGAACGCGTCATCGTGCACGAACTCGCCCACCAGTGGTTCGGGAACGCCGTGCCCCTGGCCCGCTGGTCCGACACCTGGCTGAACGAGGGATTCGCCACGTACGCCGAACTCCTCTGGGCCGAAGCCAATGCGCAGGACACCACCCCGCTCCTGGCCAGCTGGCGGGACCGGCTGCGCGGCGGGACCCGCCCCCTGACCGCCACCACCCAGGCTGAGCTCTTCGACAGTACCGCCTACGCCCGCGGCGCCCTGACCCTCCATGCTCTTCGGCAGCAGGTCGGCGACCCCGCCTTCCGCACGTTCCTCCAGACGTACGCCCGCACCCGCGCCGCCCAGCCCACCCAGACCGCCGACCTGCTCTCCTTGAGCCGCCAGTACCTGGGTGCCGACGCCGAAACCCTGCTCCGGCGCTGGATAGACCGGCCCACCTTGCCCGCCATCCCGTGAGAAACGAGATTCACCGAACCTGAACGCAGCCGCTCCGCAGGAGGGAGGCGGGGTACGCTCCGCTCATGTGGCCATTCGGAAAGAGCACAGCGGAGCGCGTGAAAGACGCGATCAACGAAAATCCTGTCCTGGCACCCCTGAATCTTCAGGTGAGTGAGAAGGGAGGCGTCGTGACTGTCACTGGTCGAGTGCCGCGACAGTCCGTGACAGGACTGATCACCATGATGGCTCAAGGTATCAACGGTGTGAAGAGCGTCGATATCAGCGGTGTGGCTGTCGACCAGCTCGCAGCCGGACCCGCGCAGCCCGCCCCCACGGCGCCCACGCCCAGCGTCACGGAGATCGCGCCGTCGACCGGCAACATGAACGCTCGCCCCAGTGACGACATGGATGCGGAAGTGCAGGAGATCGAGGACAACAGCCGGATTGCCAAGGCGGTGCTGAGTGCCATCCGCAGCAACGGCGAGCTGGCCGACGACCCGATCGACGTCTTGCAGAGTGGGAAAACCGTGATTCTGCGGGGCGTGGTGGACAACGACCACGAGCAGCGCCTGCTGGAGAAAGTGGCACGCGGGGTCGAGGGCGTCAGCGGCGTGGACCTCAGTGGGGTGCGAGTCGCTCAGGGTGCCAAGGAAATGGCCAAGGAGAAGGACGCTGACACGGGCGACACCGTCTACGTTGTCAAGGCTGGCGACAGCCTCTCCAGCATCGCGGAACGGTACTACGGTGACCCGATGCAGTACAAGAAGATTGCTCACTTCAACAACATCAGCAACCCGGACCTGATTCACCCTGGTGATCGCATCC
This window encodes:
- a CDS encoding M1 family metallopeptidase; this translates as MLRHARTALILLHLTVGCALGAAAPATLLPDPIYPDLGQPGLDVQHYDIHLTVPQPGTPWLRAQVRIDLQAKLPLNDIRLDYQGPTVLSVQWNGMPVPYHLQASPAKLIIPRALPTGAAATLTIVTAGDTRGLPDPTLPIQLGWQSVPASPEQPGANFAFSEPDGTHTFLPCNDHPSDPATFTTHLTVPQDVQAVASGRRTGETQHPDGTHTLTYTLDTPIPTYALGIHIGTLQEVRRPAALLPTQSVDLSDYFPTSVPLDVRAPYQRTTDILKVLTDWFGPYPFATYGSVVVTPPLPALETASLSTMPVRSSRERVIVHELAHQWFGNAVPLARWSDTWLNEGFATYAELLWAEANAQDTTPLLASWRDRLRGGTRPLTATTQAELFDSTAYARGALTLHALRQQVGDPAFRTFLQTYARTRAAQPTQTADLLSLSRQYLGADAETLLRRWIDRPTLPAIP
- a CDS encoding LysM peptidoglycan-binding domain-containing protein, producing the protein MWPFGKSTAERVKDAINENPVLAPLNLQVSEKGGVVTVTGRVPRQSVTGLITMMAQGINGVKSVDISGVAVDQLAAGPAQPAPTAPTPSVTEIAPSTGNMNARPSDDMDAEVQEIEDNSRIAKAVLSAIRSNGELADDPIDVLQSGKTVILRGVVDNDHEQRLLEKVARGVEGVSGVDLSGVRVAQGAKEMAKEKDADTGDTVYVVKAGDSLSSIAERYYGDPMQYKKIAHFNNISNPDLIHPGDRIRIPG